The following proteins come from a genomic window of Thermoproteus sp.:
- a CDS encoding zinc ribbon domain-containing protein translates to MLTYSLRCDAKKAREAVGGDYAVVELGGPVRVVEAVVSLYSGDMPVCMYKSWRLTYTDFAQLGLSKAEVYVGAERTVVRLVRGDEKIGLKELVEGRPLVVHAMDVNEGGIAYRVFRLGGYTELVAKGVASSIAEAFTPKKGVNILVVDLPMMPQYERALKELLAISREHYVELHTTMLSDVCPICGGRMIKRGRLVYCPRCKVQLNRDVNAAWTLARNIIRRLGRTEQLAELREVFMLYYPDV, encoded by the coding sequence ATGCTCACCTACAGCCTGCGCTGCGATGCGAAGAAGGCTAGAGAGGCCGTCGGCGGCGACTACGCCGTGGTGGAGCTAGGAGGCCCCGTGAGGGTAGTAGAGGCTGTTGTCTCGCTCTATTCGGGCGACATGCCTGTATGTATGTATAAGTCGTGGAGACTGACGTACACAGACTTCGCCCAGCTTGGCCTCTCCAAGGCTGAAGTCTACGTGGGGGCCGAGAGGACTGTCGTGAGGCTCGTAAGGGGCGACGAGAAGATCGGCCTCAAGGAGCTCGTAGAGGGGAGGCCGCTGGTCGTACACGCCATGGACGTAAACGAGGGGGGAATAGCCTATAGGGTCTTCAGGCTCGGCGGCTATACGGAGCTCGTGGCTAAAGGCGTGGCGTCCAGCATCGCCGAGGCCTTTACGCCCAAGAAGGGGGTCAACATACTGGTTGTAGACCTCCCGATGATGCCCCAATACGAGAGGGCTCTGAAGGAGCTCTTAGCGATAAGCAGAGAGCACTACGTAGAGCTACACACGACGATGTTGTCCGACGTATGTCCCATATGCGGCGGGCGTATGATCAAAAGGGGGAGACTAGTCTACTGCCCCCGCTGTAAGGTCCAGCTGAATAGAGACGTCAACGCCGCGTGGACTCTAGCCAGGAACATAATTAGGAGGCTCGGCAGGACGGAACAGCTGGCCGAGCTCAGAGAAGTCTTCATGTTGTACTACCCCGACGTGTAG
- a CDS encoding SDR family oxidoreductase, which translates to MGRLQGKTAVITGGAKGIGAAIAYKFGLEGAKVVIADVDREGGRYREEWLRARGIDASFVEADVSKEGDVARLFDLVEKKWGRLDVLVNNAGIGNFKDFFEETLEDWSRVINTNLTGPYLCSKYAAKIMAKGGGGVIINIASTRAFQSEPNTAPYSASKGGLVALTHSLAITLAKYRIRVVSVSPGWIDTSAWQIPPREPQLNKLDHQQHPAGRVGDPMDVANLVAFLASDEASWITGVNITIDGGMTAKMIYLDPLVISDAVALLADGEFAEALREVLTRWGELGPKAKEALRSLLK; encoded by the coding sequence ATGGGTAGGCTTCAGGGAAAGACTGCGGTAATTACGGGCGGCGCCAAGGGGATCGGCGCCGCTATAGCCTATAAGTTCGGCCTGGAGGGCGCCAAGGTCGTAATTGCAGATGTGGATAGAGAAGGGGGGAGGTATAGGGAGGAGTGGCTCAGAGCTAGAGGCATAGATGCGTCTTTCGTAGAGGCCGACGTCTCGAAAGAGGGAGATGTGGCTCGCCTATTCGATTTAGTCGAGAAGAAGTGGGGGCGGCTCGACGTTTTGGTGAACAACGCGGGGATAGGAAATTTCAAAGACTTCTTTGAGGAGACGTTAGAGGACTGGTCTAGAGTCATAAATACCAACCTAACTGGGCCCTATCTCTGCTCTAAATATGCGGCCAAAATCATGGCTAAAGGCGGAGGGGGAGTTATAATAAATATCGCGTCGACGCGTGCGTTCCAGTCGGAACCAAACACAGCGCCGTATTCGGCGTCAAAAGGCGGGTTAGTGGCCCTTACGCACTCCCTGGCGATCACCCTGGCCAAATACAGGATAAGGGTGGTCTCCGTATCGCCGGGCTGGATAGATACAAGCGCCTGGCAGATACCTCCACGCGAGCCTCAATTGAATAAACTCGACCACCAACAACATCCGGCGGGCAGAGTGGGCGACCCGATGGATGTGGCTAATCTAGTCGCCTTCCTTGCGTCGGACGAGGCCTCTTGGATCACGGGCGTGAATATCACCATAGATGGAGGGATGACCGCCAAGATGATATACCTAGACCCCCTCGTGATTTCTGACGCCGTGGCGTTGCTGGCCGATGGGGAGTTCGCCGAGGCCCTACGGGAAGTCTTAACGCGCTGGGGCGAGCTGGGGCCGAAGGCCAAGGAGGCTTTGAGGTCTCTATTGAAGTAG
- the leuS gene encoding leucine--tRNA ligase, with translation MDFRAIEEKWQRRWAEGHVFEPSPEPGRPKFFITAAYPYPNGAVHIGHGRTYLIADILARYYRHKGYNVLFPMGFHYTGTPILTVAEAIAAGDVHAMEDFKVIYDVPEEALRKMGDPLFLANYFRELSKQYMKKMGLSIDWTREFTTIDPEYQQFIRWQFKKLSDRGLVVRGKHPVGWCPKHQMPVGAHDTKDDKEPDIGEWTLIYFEGEDGLIYPTATLRPETVLGVTNLWINPDEDYAIAEVDGRKMVLGLDAAFRLSFQMKVKVLERARGSAFVGRRVRNPVTGELVPIYPAAFVDVKTGTGVVMSVPAHAPYDYVALKELGEVRMVPLIVVEGYGEYPAKDVVERMGITNQKDVRLEEATREVYMAEFNKGYMRRDVVDRVGLHLQEPARSLVRGFFAAFVAGAPVKEARDRIKAWMEAAGIGGKMYEIMNKPVYCRCGTEIVVKVLEDQWFLNYGDPNWKRAARELLSSMRIIPPEARAQFEATIDWLDKRACARTRGLGTPLPWDPTWIIESLSDSTIYMAYYTVIKRIREFGLRPEQLTEAFWDYVFLGRGDPVEVAKNIGASPEALKAVREEFAYWYPLDSRNSGKDLIPNHLTFFVFNHAAIFPKELWPRQIVANGWVLVEGEKMSKSKRNVLALGKAVDQFGADPLRATLAISAEVEQDLDFRAATAKSVAKHLEDIYTLIMGTAERAARDGEGLPERWLRSEAALLFERAAKALEEVAVRQAAVYVLYDMRKVFERYLAMVETPSRAVVEVLRGWAVAMEPFVPHLAEELWEKLGGRPFAAKAPWPALKVDREALLAVRYADRLMEDVAKLKELVRDAKRAVIYVNNNFALAKAALKARDVRELISAGAPGEIAKRLFDSIKQLDEDLKALVAEVESFDEYSTLMELKTYLSKELGLEVEVYRSDDKTAPDLGGKKRAALPLRPGVYLS, from the coding sequence ATGGACTTTCGCGCTATTGAGGAGAAGTGGCAGAGGCGCTGGGCTGAAGGCCATGTCTTCGAGCCTTCGCCGGAGCCGGGGAGGCCTAAGTTCTTCATCACGGCGGCGTATCCCTACCCCAACGGGGCCGTCCATATAGGCCACGGGAGGACCTACCTAATCGCCGACATATTGGCCCGCTACTACCGCCACAAGGGCTACAACGTCCTCTTCCCCATGGGCTTCCACTATACGGGGACGCCCATATTGACTGTCGCCGAGGCCATAGCGGCCGGCGACGTACACGCCATGGAGGACTTCAAGGTCATATACGACGTCCCCGAAGAGGCGTTGAGGAAGATGGGAGACCCCCTATTTCTCGCCAACTACTTCAGGGAGCTCTCCAAGCAGTACATGAAGAAGATGGGGCTGTCTATCGACTGGACGAGGGAATTCACGACGATAGACCCCGAATACCAACAGTTCATCAGGTGGCAATTCAAGAAGCTTTCGGACAGAGGGCTTGTGGTCAGGGGCAAACACCCCGTGGGCTGGTGCCCCAAGCACCAAATGCCCGTGGGGGCCCACGACACTAAAGACGACAAGGAGCCCGACATAGGCGAATGGACTTTGATATATTTCGAGGGGGAGGACGGCCTCATATACCCCACGGCCACCCTGAGGCCCGAGACTGTCTTGGGCGTCACGAACCTCTGGATAAATCCCGACGAGGACTACGCAATAGCCGAGGTGGACGGACGGAAGATGGTCCTAGGCCTCGACGCGGCCTTTAGGCTTTCCTTCCAGATGAAGGTGAAGGTGTTGGAGAGGGCCAGGGGGTCCGCCTTCGTAGGCCGTAGGGTGCGCAACCCCGTGACGGGGGAGCTCGTGCCGATATATCCCGCCGCCTTTGTGGACGTCAAGACGGGGACGGGCGTGGTCATGTCGGTGCCCGCCCACGCGCCTTACGACTACGTGGCCCTTAAGGAGCTGGGCGAAGTCCGCATGGTGCCGCTTATAGTCGTGGAGGGCTACGGCGAATATCCGGCCAAGGATGTGGTGGAGAGGATGGGCATAACGAACCAGAAGGACGTAAGGCTCGAAGAGGCCACTAGGGAGGTCTACATGGCGGAGTTCAACAAGGGCTATATGAGACGGGACGTAGTCGATAGGGTAGGCCTCCACCTGCAGGAGCCGGCGCGCTCCCTCGTGAGGGGCTTCTTCGCCGCGTTTGTGGCTGGGGCCCCCGTGAAGGAGGCCAGAGACAGGATTAAGGCCTGGATGGAGGCGGCGGGCATAGGGGGGAAGATGTACGAGATTATGAACAAGCCGGTCTACTGTAGGTGTGGGACCGAGATAGTGGTGAAGGTGCTGGAGGACCAGTGGTTCCTGAACTACGGCGACCCCAACTGGAAGAGGGCGGCCAGAGAGCTTCTGTCCTCTATGAGGATAATACCGCCGGAGGCCCGCGCGCAGTTCGAAGCCACGATAGATTGGCTCGATAAGAGGGCTTGCGCGAGGACTAGAGGCTTAGGCACGCCGTTGCCCTGGGACCCCACGTGGATAATAGAGAGCTTGAGCGACTCCACGATATATATGGCCTACTACACCGTAATAAAAAGGATTAGGGAGTTCGGCTTGAGGCCGGAGCAACTGACCGAAGCCTTTTGGGACTACGTCTTTTTGGGGAGGGGCGACCCCGTGGAGGTCGCGAAGAATATAGGGGCTAGCCCCGAGGCGCTGAAAGCCGTCAGGGAGGAGTTCGCCTATTGGTATCCCCTCGACTCGAGGAATTCGGGCAAAGACCTAATACCGAACCACCTCACCTTCTTCGTGTTTAACCACGCCGCCATATTCCCCAAGGAGCTCTGGCCCAGACAGATTGTGGCCAACGGATGGGTGTTGGTGGAGGGCGAAAAGATGTCGAAGTCTAAGAGGAACGTCTTGGCTTTAGGCAAAGCCGTGGATCAGTTCGGAGCCGATCCGCTCAGAGCCACGCTGGCCATATCGGCCGAGGTGGAACAAGACCTAGACTTCAGGGCGGCCACGGCGAAGTCCGTGGCAAAACATCTAGAGGACATCTATACGTTGATAATGGGGACGGCCGAGAGGGCCGCGAGGGACGGAGAGGGCCTCCCCGAGAGGTGGTTGCGGTCTGAGGCAGCTCTGCTGTTCGAGAGGGCCGCCAAGGCCTTGGAGGAGGTCGCGGTGAGGCAGGCGGCCGTCTATGTCCTATACGACATGCGGAAGGTCTTCGAGCGCTATCTGGCTATGGTCGAGACCCCCAGCCGGGCCGTGGTGGAGGTGTTGAGGGGCTGGGCGGTCGCCATGGAGCCCTTCGTGCCTCACCTCGCCGAGGAGTTGTGGGAGAAGCTCGGCGGGAGGCCCTTTGCGGCAAAGGCGCCTTGGCCCGCCTTGAAGGTCGACAGAGAGGCGTTGTTGGCCGTGCGCTATGCGGACCGCTTGATGGAAGACGTGGCGAAGCTGAAAGAACTAGTTAGAGACGCCAAGCGGGCCGTCATCTACGTCAATAACAACTTCGCCTTGGCGAAAGCCGCCTTGAAGGCGCGCGACGTCAGAGAGCTCATCTCGGCCGGCGCGCCGGGGGAAATAGCCAAGAGGCTGTTCGACTCAATTAAACAGCTCGACGAAGACCTCAAGGCCCTAGTGGCCGAGGTGGAAAGCTTTGACGAATACTCAACGTTGATGGAGCTCAAGACGTACCTCTCCAAGGAGCTAGGCCTTGAGGTGGAAGTCTATAGGTCGGACGACAAGACGGCCCCCGACCTAGGCGGCAAGAAACGCGCCGCGTTGCCCCTAAGGCCGGGCGTCTATCTGTCCTAA
- a CDS encoding ATP-binding cassette domain-containing protein, with protein MNSDAIKVVDLVKKYGNVTALAGISFSVARGEIFGLLGPNGAGKTTTIKILTGLTPPTSGKAYVAGFDVVEQPNEVKRRVGWVSSEVILDDDLNAWENLELQARLQGVKNWRERAVELLKYFELLESANRPVGNYSTGMRKKLEIATALLHSPEVLFLDEPTIGLDVNARAMLWDLIRTVNREFGVTILLTTHYMEEADALCGRVAIINLGRIIALGSPAELKSSVGGEVVELEVERPVDVGALKAIPEVIDVASSDGRIRITVKKADEAIPAIVRAIDFSAVKSLRVEKPTLDTVFMKLTGKRIEESHVDYRKFYAMIRRARQ; from the coding sequence ATGAATAGCGACGCTATTAAGGTCGTAGATTTGGTCAAGAAGTATGGAAACGTTACGGCCCTCGCCGGAATCTCCTTCTCCGTAGCCAGAGGCGAGATCTTCGGCCTTCTGGGCCCCAACGGCGCCGGCAAGACCACCACCATCAAGATCCTCACGGGGTTGACTCCGCCCACTTCGGGCAAGGCGTACGTGGCCGGCTTCGACGTGGTGGAACAGCCCAACGAGGTGAAGAGGAGGGTCGGCTGGGTCTCCTCCGAGGTTATACTAGACGACGACCTAAACGCCTGGGAGAACTTAGAGCTCCAGGCGAGGCTCCAGGGCGTCAAGAACTGGCGGGAGAGAGCCGTCGAGCTCTTGAAGTACTTCGAGCTGTTGGAAAGCGCCAATAGGCCTGTGGGCAACTACTCGACCGGCATGAGGAAGAAGCTGGAGATCGCCACCGCATTGCTCCACTCCCCCGAAGTCCTCTTCCTGGACGAGCCCACTATAGGCCTCGATGTAAATGCGAGGGCCATGTTGTGGGACCTCATCAGGACTGTCAACAGGGAATTCGGAGTGACCATCCTTCTGACCACCCACTACATGGAGGAGGCGGACGCCCTATGTGGGAGGGTCGCCATAATAAACCTCGGGAGGATAATAGCCTTGGGTAGCCCCGCCGAGCTTAAATCCAGCGTGGGCGGCGAGGTGGTGGAGCTGGAGGTCGAAAGGCCTGTGGACGTAGGCGCCCTGAAGGCAATACCGGAGGTCATTGACGTGGCGAGCTCCGACGGGAGGATAAGGATCACCGTCAAGAAGGCCGACGAGGCCATACCGGCCATAGTGAGGGCTATAGACTTCTCGGCGGTCAAGTCCCTAAGGGTCGAAAAGCCCACGTTGGACACCGTCTTCATGAAGCTTACGGGCAAGAGGATAGAGGAGTCGCATGTGGACTACCGCAAGTTCTACGCCATGATCCGTAGGGCGAGGCAATGA
- a CDS encoding twin-arginine translocase subunit TatC: MSADREMSIWEHLAELAARLRRVLVVSVIVFLFTLMPTPQHFSDPLQILTGFFVTGNFTTFSYDIFYRYIIEPSLHMAYTNVMLISGDVFTPFNSLLYVSLYFTVLIVVPYLVYEIWAYIRPALYPHEIRAVRKYLIYGVLLFYLGNLYGLGLISRYFLRFLIDISSVLPGVTPVFNIGSVIDTIIQIALWSGVFFEAPIVVAVLSELCMLNPWELASYRPVIYAVSLIVIAIFTPDATLVSVFLTFLPFAVLLEVGLAASKRIVKKCPEYPYMRRR, translated from the coding sequence GTGTCTGCAGATCGCGAGATGTCGATATGGGAGCACCTCGCCGAACTTGCGGCGAGACTTAGAAGAGTCCTTGTGGTCTCGGTCATAGTCTTCCTCTTCACCTTAATGCCGACACCTCAACACTTCTCGGACCCCCTCCAGATCCTCACCGGCTTTTTCGTCACGGGCAACTTCACCACGTTTTCCTACGATATATTTTACCGCTATATAATCGAGCCGTCGCTGCATATGGCCTATACAAATGTCATGTTGATATCTGGCGATGTCTTCACTCCATTCAATTCTCTGCTCTACGTCTCGCTCTACTTCACGGTGTTGATAGTGGTCCCCTATTTGGTGTACGAAATATGGGCCTACATAAGGCCGGCGTTGTACCCCCACGAAATCAGGGCCGTGAGGAAGTACTTAATCTACGGCGTCTTGTTGTTCTATTTGGGGAATCTATACGGGCTCGGCCTAATCTCGCGCTACTTCCTCAGATTTCTCATAGACATATCGAGCGTCCTGCCGGGAGTCACTCCAGTCTTCAATATAGGCTCGGTTATAGACACCATAATACAAATCGCGCTTTGGTCCGGCGTGTTTTTCGAAGCGCCAATTGTAGTGGCCGTCCTGTCCGAATTGTGTATGCTCAACCCCTGGGAGCTTGCAAGCTATAGGCCGGTTATATACGCCGTCTCGTTAATAGTAATAGCAATATTCACGCCAGACGCGACCCTTGTCTCTGTCTTCTTGACCTTCCTGCCCTTCGCCGTGCTGTTGGAGGTAGGCTTGGCGGCGAGTAAGAGAATTGTGAAGAAGTGCCCCGAATATCCCTATATGCGGCGCCGTTGA
- a CDS encoding RAD55 family ATPase has product MRTGIGPIDEMLPPEGLPPGYLALLEGPLGVGKTFFAYCFAAEAVRARAPVAIFAVDALPEDVVETLKRRGVDPSSVIIVDGFYAPTDKLNKMKGWSKSKLDVLDTKAVLDKLAELADEVKNGVVIIDSLNEIILRTSNIFELFRGLKIFARYTNSVVVGVVHTDVEDVRNTLALAEHLADFIIQAEVDPDLEQMGLFIRRMRVARAKGVQVPHEWIHVDIVGGKVVEIDVKSLLRDINRRMAELGIRT; this is encoded by the coding sequence ATGAGGACAGGAATAGGGCCTATAGACGAGATGTTGCCTCCCGAAGGCCTTCCGCCGGGCTATTTGGCGCTACTCGAGGGCCCCCTCGGCGTCGGGAAGACTTTCTTCGCCTATTGCTTCGCGGCGGAGGCCGTCAGGGCCAGGGCGCCTGTCGCCATATTCGCCGTGGACGCTCTGCCTGAAGACGTTGTCGAGACCCTAAAGAGGAGGGGCGTAGATCCCAGCTCTGTAATCATTGTGGACGGCTTCTACGCCCCCACCGACAAATTGAACAAAATGAAGGGGTGGAGCAAATCGAAGCTCGACGTGTTGGACACAAAGGCGGTTTTAGACAAACTGGCTGAGCTGGCCGACGAGGTGAAGAACGGCGTGGTGATAATCGATTCGCTCAACGAAATTATATTGAGGACCTCCAACATATTCGAGCTGTTTAGGGGATTGAAGATATTTGCGAGGTACACAAACTCCGTAGTGGTCGGCGTGGTACATACAGATGTGGAGGACGTCAGGAACACATTGGCTCTGGCGGAACATCTAGCCGACTTTATCATACAGGCCGAAGTGGACCCAGACCTAGAGCAGATGGGCCTCTTCATAAGGAGGATGAGAGTGGCGAGGGCTAAAGGCGTCCAGGTGCCTCACGAGTGGATCCACGTAGATATAGTTGGTGGGAAGGTCGTAGAGATAGACGTGAAGTCGCTACTACGCGACATAAACAGGAGGATGGCCGAGTTGGGCATTAGAACCTAA
- a CDS encoding radical SAM protein, with translation MSVIAKFDPWRNPLCPCPPKYGLNPYTGCGHSCTYCYISSYIPKAFQPRPKEELIERIKRDLRKLPRGSVISLSNSSDPYTPPEAELELTRKALSLILEAGHKVLIVTKSPLVLRDLDLLARYRGRVVVQITITTLDEKLAERLEPQAPRPRARLEAVRRIAEAGIPVGVRLDPIVPYINDDLKALEAVVVAAAEAGARQLVASTYKAKPDNFARLVKAFPEVADRLKELYWARGTYMHGQRYAPAEYRRRVLEAVKAMAEGKGLQFDICREEFFDLNTPGTYCDGSHLLQ, from the coding sequence GTGTCCGTAATCGCCAAGTTCGACCCTTGGCGTAACCCCCTCTGCCCATGTCCCCCTAAATATGGGCTCAACCCATATACTGGTTGCGGCCATTCCTGTACCTATTGCTATATCTCCAGCTACATACCCAAGGCCTTCCAGCCCAGGCCCAAGGAGGAGTTAATAGAACGGATAAAGAGGGACTTGAGGAAATTGCCGAGGGGCTCTGTGATATCGCTGTCCAACTCCTCCGACCCCTACACCCCGCCCGAGGCCGAGCTGGAGCTTACCCGCAAGGCTCTGTCGTTGATATTAGAGGCGGGCCACAAGGTCCTAATTGTGACGAAGTCGCCGCTAGTCCTCAGAGACTTGGACCTGTTGGCGAGATATAGGGGGAGGGTCGTAGTCCAGATCACGATAACTACCCTCGACGAGAAGCTAGCCGAGAGGCTCGAGCCGCAAGCTCCGAGGCCCCGCGCCAGGCTCGAGGCTGTGAGGCGTATAGCGGAGGCGGGGATTCCCGTCGGCGTGAGGCTAGACCCCATCGTGCCGTATATAAACGACGACTTAAAGGCCCTCGAGGCCGTGGTGGTGGCGGCCGCCGAGGCCGGCGCGAGGCAACTGGTGGCCAGCACCTACAAGGCGAAGCCGGACAATTTCGCCAGGCTGGTCAAGGCGTTTCCGGAAGTCGCCGATAGGCTCAAAGAACTCTATTGGGCGCGGGGGACCTATATGCATGGACAACGTTACGCCCCCGCCGAATATAGGCGGAGGGTACTCGAGGCCGTCAAGGCCATGGCAGAGGGCAAGGGACTCCAATTCGATATATGTAGAGAGGAATTTTTCGATTTAAACACGCCGGGTACCTACTGCGACGGGAGCCACCTACTTCAATAG
- a CDS encoding sulfide-dependent adenosine diphosphate thiazole synthase: MELKIGRAIIKYGAEALYEYSDVDVAIVGAGPSGLTAAKYLAEKGFKVVVYERRYSFGGGIGPGGNMFPKIIVQEEALPVLKDFKIRFSPAGDNLYAVDPAEMIAKLAAGAIDAGAKIILGVHVDDVIFRGDPPRVVGLLWVWTPIQMSGMHVDPLYTQAKAVIDATGHDAEVISVAARKVPELGIQVQGEKSAWSEVSEKLVVEHTGRVAPGLYAAGMAVCAVHGLPRMGPIFGGMLLSGKKVAEIVAKDLVEAYAIRAQGS; encoded by the coding sequence ATGGAGTTGAAGATAGGGAGGGCGATAATCAAATACGGGGCGGAGGCCCTCTACGAGTACAGCGATGTCGACGTCGCAATTGTCGGCGCTGGCCCCTCAGGCCTCACCGCAGCTAAGTATCTTGCCGAAAAGGGCTTTAAGGTCGTCGTATATGAGCGGCGTTATTCCTTCGGCGGAGGGATAGGCCCAGGCGGCAACATGTTCCCCAAGATAATAGTCCAGGAGGAGGCCCTGCCGGTCTTAAAGGACTTCAAGATACGCTTCTCCCCGGCCGGGGACAACCTCTATGCGGTAGACCCCGCAGAGATGATAGCGAAGCTGGCCGCCGGAGCTATTGACGCCGGCGCGAAGATAATTCTCGGCGTACATGTAGACGACGTGATATTCAGAGGAGATCCCCCGAGGGTAGTCGGCCTGTTGTGGGTCTGGACTCCCATACAAATGTCGGGCATGCATGTAGATCCGCTCTACACCCAAGCGAAGGCCGTAATAGACGCGACGGGCCACGACGCAGAGGTCATATCGGTCGCCGCGAGGAAAGTGCCAGAGCTCGGCATACAGGTGCAGGGAGAGAAGTCTGCGTGGTCTGAAGTATCGGAGAAGTTGGTGGTGGAACATACCGGCAGGGTGGCGCCGGGCCTCTACGCCGCCGGGATGGCCGTCTGCGCCGTCCATGGCCTGCCGCGCATGGGCCCGATATTCGGCGGCATGTTGCTTTCGGGCAAGAAAGTCGCCGAGATAGTGGCCAAAGACCTCGTGGAGGCCTATGCCATTCGAGCTCAAGGTAGCTAG
- a CDS encoding ATP-binding protein, which produces MFVDREGELAFLEALWREDKPHLVVIYGRRRIGKTWLVKKFMKDKRGVYIYAVRQPIRIELERFAEAVGRAVGRYVRPTWDSIYEALAEAGRIVVAIDEFTYWVEEDESVLSELQRAWDERLSRSGVFLILLSSTVSLVEESISYGGGLYGRRTAQIKLGPLGPHHAKFFLPYKAEDLAAAYAITNGVPYYLSLFDREKPLEENIKRLFSRWGPLYEEAENLLRYEVREPHVYLNIVRAIEEGATTYSEIADRAKIPTSTLGKYLHVLEKLDIVRREVPVMGKARPIYVVADLYIKFWIRYIYNRREAFELGETPSPDLDKYMASAYEEVVRRSLPRLFERGVVPHLGRCGRYWEKDVEVDIVCVGDGKLLAIEVKWADLDEREVEEELRELKRKLGNREGTYLIAARRAEGNNAIQAGDIFEVDDNNL; this is translated from the coding sequence GTGTTTGTAGATAGAGAGGGGGAGCTGGCCTTCCTAGAGGCGCTCTGGCGGGAAGACAAGCCCCATTTAGTGGTGATATATGGCAGGCGGCGAATCGGAAAGACGTGGCTCGTCAAGAAGTTCATGAAGGACAAGAGGGGCGTGTACATATACGCAGTGAGGCAACCCATCAGAATAGAGCTCGAGCGCTTTGCCGAGGCGGTGGGCAGGGCGGTGGGCCGCTATGTGAGGCCGACTTGGGACTCCATCTACGAGGCGCTGGCTGAAGCCGGGCGGATTGTAGTGGCAATAGACGAATTCACCTATTGGGTCGAAGAGGACGAGTCTGTGCTCTCCGAGCTACAGAGGGCCTGGGACGAACGGCTTTCTCGAAGCGGCGTGTTCTTAATACTCCTCTCATCCACAGTCTCCCTAGTAGAGGAGTCCATCTCCTACGGCGGCGGCCTCTACGGGAGGAGGACCGCACAGATCAAACTAGGGCCGCTCGGACCCCACCACGCCAAGTTCTTCCTCCCCTACAAGGCCGAAGACTTGGCGGCGGCCTATGCCATAACCAACGGGGTGCCGTACTACCTATCTCTATTTGATAGGGAGAAACCCCTAGAGGAGAACATAAAGAGGCTTTTCTCCAGATGGGGGCCCCTATACGAGGAGGCAGAGAACCTACTGAGGTATGAAGTCAGAGAGCCGCATGTATACCTAAATATCGTGAGGGCCATCGAGGAGGGCGCCACTACGTATTCGGAAATTGCAGATAGAGCGAAAATCCCCACGTCTACTCTAGGCAAATATCTACATGTATTAGAGAAACTGGACATAGTTAGGCGTGAAGTCCCCGTTATGGGTAAAGCCAGGCCTATCTATGTAGTGGCGGACCTATACATCAAGTTCTGGATTAGATATATATACAACAGAAGGGAGGCCTTCGAGCTCGGAGAGACGCCGAGTCCCGACTTGGACAAATACATGGCTTCGGCCTACGAGGAAGTAGTGAGGCGGTCTCTGCCGCGCCTTTTCGAACGCGGCGTCGTGCCTCATTTGGGCCGATGCGGCAGATATTGGGAGAAGGACGTAGAGGTGGACATAGTATGTGTAGGAGACGGCAAGTTGCTCGCAATAGAGGTTAAGTGGGCCGATCTAGACGAGAGGGAGGTGGAAGAAGAGTTGCGGGAGCTCAAGAGGAAGCTCGGAAATAGGGAGGGGACCTACCTAATAGCGGCGAGGAGGGCGGAAGGCAACAATGCAATACAGGCTGGAGACATATTCGAGGTGGACGACAATAATTTATAG
- a CDS encoding ABC transporter permease, with product MSGLEAFWGLYKREVVKIYRRAFPLIMTFIQPIIWIIFFGSSLNGMPRQYLISLFGTSNYIGFILPGQLATSMLFTGTFSSMSIVWDRRFGFLKKILVTPAPREAVFFSKVLGAVTRGLIQIPVMLLAAVAFGVSLPLDPLGYLEWVAALVLLGVGFSSIYLAVAMKSSDWQLPQLVANILNLPLMFTSTALFPRTFYPAWMRAIADVNPITYATEIGRGVVLNDPYSPALLGYLALFAAAAMAIGLVVAKKFMTAE from the coding sequence ATGAGCGGCTTGGAGGCCTTCTGGGGGCTCTACAAGAGGGAGGTAGTCAAGATATACAGGAGGGCATTCCCCCTAATAATGACCTTCATACAGCCCATAATCTGGATTATATTCTTCGGCTCTTCGCTCAACGGCATGCCGAGACAGTACCTCATAAGCCTCTTCGGCACCTCCAACTACATCGGCTTTATACTGCCGGGCCAGCTGGCGACCTCCATGTTGTTCACAGGGACTTTCAGCTCCATGTCGATAGTGTGGGACCGCCGCTTTGGCTTCCTCAAGAAGATACTGGTGACGCCGGCCCCCCGCGAGGCCGTATTCTTCTCGAAGGTCCTCGGCGCCGTGACGAGGGGCCTCATACAGATACCCGTCATGTTGCTCGCGGCTGTCGCCTTCGGGGTGTCCCTCCCCCTAGATCCTCTGGGCTACCTCGAGTGGGTGGCGGCATTAGTCCTGTTGGGGGTGGGTTTCTCCAGCATATATCTCGCCGTCGCCATGAAGTCCTCGGATTGGCAACTGCCCCAGCTTGTGGCCAACATATTGAATCTGCCCCTTATGTTCACCTCGACCGCACTGTTCCCCCGTACGTTCTACCCCGCTTGGATGCGCGCCATAGCCGACGTGAACCCCATAACCTACGCGACCGAAATAGGCAGAGGCGTCGTGCTCAACGACCCCTACTCGCCCGCGCTCCTGGGCTATCTGGCCCTCTTCGCGGCCGCCGCGATGGCCATAGGCCTAGTAGTCGCCAAGAAATTCATGACGGCAGAGTGA